Part of the Bacillus cabrialesii genome is shown below.
GGATTTATTCAGACATTAGGCGTATTTTTTGATACATTTATCGTATGTACGTCCACAGCATTTATCATTTTGCTGTACAGTGTAACTCCAAAAGGCGATGGCATCCAAGTAACCCAAGCTGCTCTTAACCATCACATTGGTGGCTGGGCGCCGACTTTTATCGCGGTCGCAATGTTCTTGTTTGCTTTTAGTTCAGTTGTCGGAAACTACTATTATGGTGAGACAAACATTGAATTTATTAAAACAAGCAAAACATGGCTGAACATTTACCGTATCGCGGTTATTGCTATGGTTGTCTATGGATGTGTAGCAGGGTTCCAAATTGTTTGGGATATGGCAGATCTCTTTATGGGAATCATGGCGCTGATTAACTTGATTGTGATTACGCTGCTGTCCAACGTTGCTTATAAAGTGTATAAAGATTACGCGAAACAGCGTAAACAAGGACTTGATCCTGTATTCAAAGCGAAGAATATCCCAGGGCTGAAAAACGCTGAAACTTGGGAAGATGAGAAACAAGAAGCGTAATACAAATATAAAACAAAGCTGCATTCAACAAGTGAATGCAGCTTTTTCATTATTGGAAATAAATTTAATTTTTTGATTCGGTTGAAAAATAACGTGTAAAGTCCCGATCCAGTCCAGTTTTCTTTGATTCTATATGTGTCAGGTGTATCTTATTCAATAGAGAAAGAGCAAATAGACAGGCTTATACACCTTCTAAAAACAAGAAATTAGGTTGATAGACAATCATAAGAAAGATTTTTACAATGAGTTCGTGCTCACATGAAGTGAAGAGCTTAGATGAGGAGGAGAAAATGATGTCAAAAAATATGAAACAATCAATCTCTATCTTTATTACGTGTGTATTGATTGCAGTATTAACAATAGGCGGCTTGCTGGGTTCAACCGCATCTGCAGCAGGGGCAAAAACGCCAGTATCCATGAATGGACAGCTTAGTTTAAAAGGTACACAGTTAGTCAATCAAGACGGCAAAGCGGTGCAGCTGAAGGGGATCAGTTCACACGGATTGCAATGGTATGGCGATTTCGTCAATAAAGACAGCTTAAAATGGCTGAGAGACGATTGGGGCATTACGGTTTTCCGAGCGGCAATGTATACGGCAGACGGCGGTTATATTGATAATCCGTCTGTGAAAAACAAAGTGAAAGAAGCGGTTGAAGCGGCAAAAGAGCTTGGGATCTATGTCATCATTGACTGGCATATCTTAAATGATGGCAATCCAAACCAAAATAAAGAGAAGGCAAAAGAATTTTTCAAGGAAATGTCAAGCCTTTACGGAAGCACGCCAAACGTTATTTATGAAATTGCAAATGAACCAAACGGCGATGTGAACTGGAAGCGGGATATTAAACCGTATGCGGAAGAAGTGATTTCCGTTATCCGTAAAAATGATCCTGACAATATCATCATTGTCGGTACCGGTACATGGAGCCAGGATGTGAATGATGCTGCCGATGATCAGCTAAAAGATGCAAATGTCATGTACGCGCTTCATTTTTATGCCGGCACACATGGCCAGTTTTTACGGGATAAGGCAAACTACGCACTCAGCAAAGGAGCGCCTATTTTTGTGACGGAATGGGGGACAAGCGATGCGTCCGGAAACGGCGGGGTATTTCTTGACCAGTCACGGGAATGGCTGAATTATCTCGACAGCAAGAAGATCAGCTGGGTGAACTGGAATCTTTCTGATAAACAGGAATCATCTTCAGCTTTAAAGCCTGGAGCATCTAAAACCGGCGGCTGGCCATTGTCAGATTTATCCGCCTCAGGAACATTTGTAAGAGAAAACATTCTCGGCACCCAAGATTCGACAAAAGACAGCCCTGAAACGCCAGCACAAGATCAACCGGCACAGAAAAACAGCATCTCTGTGCAATACAAAGCAGGTGATGGAAGTGAGAACGGAAACCAAATCCGCCCGCAGCTTCATATAAAAAATAACGGCAGCACCGCGGTTGATTTAAAGGATGTCAC
Proteins encoded:
- a CDS encoding cellulase family glycosylhydrolase; translated protein: MKQSISIFITCVLIAVLTIGGLLGSTASAAGAKTPVSMNGQLSLKGTQLVNQDGKAVQLKGISSHGLQWYGDFVNKDSLKWLRDDWGITVFRAAMYTADGGYIDNPSVKNKVKEAVEAAKELGIYVIIDWHILNDGNPNQNKEKAKEFFKEMSSLYGSTPNVIYEIANEPNGDVNWKRDIKPYAEEVISVIRKNDPDNIIIVGTGTWSQDVNDAADDQLKDANVMYALHFYAGTHGQFLRDKANYALSKGAPIFVTEWGTSDASGNGGVFLDQSREWLNYLDSKKISWVNWNLSDKQESSSALKPGASKTGGWPLSDLSASGTFVRENILGTQDSTKDSPETPAQDQPAQKNSISVQYKAGDGSENGNQIRPQLHIKNNGSTAVDLKDVTVRYWYNAKNKGQNFDCDYAQIGCGNVTHKFVTLHKPKQGADTYLELGFKNGTLSPGASTGEIQLRLHNDDWSNYAQSGDYSFFQSNTFKTSKKITLYNHGKLIWGTEPN